Proteins encoded together in one Bos indicus isolate NIAB-ARS_2022 breed Sahiwal x Tharparkar chromosome 25, NIAB-ARS_B.indTharparkar_mat_pri_1.0, whole genome shotgun sequence window:
- the NTAN1 gene encoding protein N-terminal asparagine amidohydrolase isoform X3, whose protein sequence is MPLLVDGRRVRLPQSAGDLVRAHPLLEERARLLRGQSVQQVGPQGLLYVQQRELAVTSPKDGSVSILGSDDATTCHIVVLRHTGNGATCLTHCDGSDTKAEVPLIMNAIKSFPDHTQCGRLEAHLVGGFNDDRQLSQKLTHQLLSEFDRQEDDIHLVTLCVTELNDREENESHFPIIYGIAVNIKTAEIYRASFQDRGPEEELRAARALTGGPMISIYDAKTEQLRIGPYSWTPFPHVDFWLQQDDKQILENLSTSPLAEPPHFVEHIRSTLMFLKKHPSPANTLFPGNKALLYKKNEDGLWEKISSPGS, encoded by the exons ATGCCGCTGCTCGTGGACGGGCGGCGAGTGCGGCTGCCGCAGTCCGCCGGGGACCTGGTCCGAGCCCACCCGCTTCTGGAG gaAAGAGCCAGACTTCTCAGAGGTCAGTCTGTTCAACAAGTGGGACCCCAGGGCCTTCTGTATGTTCAGCAAAGAGAGCTTGCAGTGACCTCCCCAAAGGATG gcTCCGTCTCCATTCTGGGTTCTGATGATGCCACCACTTGTCACATTGTGGTCCTGAGGCACACAG GTAATGGGGCTACCTGCTTGACACACTGCGACGGAAGTGACACCAAAGCTGAGGTCCCCTTGATCATGAACGCCATAAAATCCTTTCCCGACCACACTCAATGTGGAAG GCTGGAAGCGCACCTGGTGGGAGGCTTCAATGACGACAGGCAGTTGTCACAGAAACTGACTCATCAGCTCCTTA GTGAATTTGACAGACAAGAAGATGACATTCATTTGGTGACATTGTGTGTGACAG AATTAAATGACCgggaagaaaatgaaagccaCTTTCCAATAATATACGGCATTG CTGTCAACATCAAAACTGCGGAAATCTACAGAGCCTCCTTCCAAGACCGAGGTCCGGAGGAGGAGCTGCGGGCTGCCCGAGCTTTAACAGGAGGACCA aTGATTAGCATTTACGATGCAAAGACAGAGCAACTTCGTATAGGACCGTATTCCTGGACGCCATTTCCCCATGTGGATTTCTGGTTGCAGCAAGATGATAAGCAGATACTAGAG AACCTTTCCACATCACCCCTGGCTGAGCCTCCCCACTTTGTTGAACATATTAGATCTACCttgatgtttttaaagaaacatccTTCTCCAGCTAACACACTGTTTCCTGGGAACAAGGCTCTACTCtacaaaaaaaatgaagatggctTATGGGAAAAGATCTCTTCCCCAGGAAGCTAA
- the NTAN1 gene encoding protein N-terminal asparagine amidohydrolase isoform X2 has protein sequence MLHTLERARLLRGQSVQQVGPQGLLYVQQRELAVTSPKDGSVSILGSDDATTCHIVVLRHTGNGATCLTHCDGSDTKAEVPLIMNAIKSFPDHTQCGRLEAHLVGGFNDDRQLSQKLTHQLLSEFDRQEDDIHLVTLCVTAVNIKTAEIYRASFQDRGPEEELRAARALTGGPMISIYDAKTEQLRIGPYSWTPFPHVDFWLQQDDKQILENLSTSPLAEPPHFVEHIRSTLMFLKKHPSPANTLFPGNKALLYKKNEDGLWEKISSPGS, from the exons ATGCTTCACACTTTG gaAAGAGCCAGACTTCTCAGAGGTCAGTCTGTTCAACAAGTGGGACCCCAGGGCCTTCTGTATGTTCAGCAAAGAGAGCTTGCAGTGACCTCCCCAAAGGATG gcTCCGTCTCCATTCTGGGTTCTGATGATGCCACCACTTGTCACATTGTGGTCCTGAGGCACACAG GTAATGGGGCTACCTGCTTGACACACTGCGACGGAAGTGACACCAAAGCTGAGGTCCCCTTGATCATGAACGCCATAAAATCCTTTCCCGACCACACTCAATGTGGAAG GCTGGAAGCGCACCTGGTGGGAGGCTTCAATGACGACAGGCAGTTGTCACAGAAACTGACTCATCAGCTCCTTA GTGAATTTGACAGACAAGAAGATGACATTCATTTGGTGACATTGTGTGTGACAG CTGTCAACATCAAAACTGCGGAAATCTACAGAGCCTCCTTCCAAGACCGAGGTCCGGAGGAGGAGCTGCGGGCTGCCCGAGCTTTAACAGGAGGACCA aTGATTAGCATTTACGATGCAAAGACAGAGCAACTTCGTATAGGACCGTATTCCTGGACGCCATTTCCCCATGTGGATTTCTGGTTGCAGCAAGATGATAAGCAGATACTAGAG AACCTTTCCACATCACCCCTGGCTGAGCCTCCCCACTTTGTTGAACATATTAGATCTACCttgatgtttttaaagaaacatccTTCTCCAGCTAACACACTGTTTCCTGGGAACAAGGCTCTACTCtacaaaaaaaatgaagatggctTATGGGAAAAGATCTCTTCCCCAGGAAGCTAA
- the NTAN1 gene encoding protein N-terminal asparagine amidohydrolase isoform X1, whose protein sequence is MLHTLERARLLRGQSVQQVGPQGLLYVQQRELAVTSPKDGSVSILGSDDATTCHIVVLRHTGNGATCLTHCDGSDTKAEVPLIMNAIKSFPDHTQCGRLEAHLVGGFNDDRQLSQKLTHQLLSEFDRQEDDIHLVTLCVTELNDREENESHFPIIYGIAVNIKTAEIYRASFQDRGPEEELRAARALTGGPMISIYDAKTEQLRIGPYSWTPFPHVDFWLQQDDKQILENLSTSPLAEPPHFVEHIRSTLMFLKKHPSPANTLFPGNKALLYKKNEDGLWEKISSPGS, encoded by the exons ATGCTTCACACTTTG gaAAGAGCCAGACTTCTCAGAGGTCAGTCTGTTCAACAAGTGGGACCCCAGGGCCTTCTGTATGTTCAGCAAAGAGAGCTTGCAGTGACCTCCCCAAAGGATG gcTCCGTCTCCATTCTGGGTTCTGATGATGCCACCACTTGTCACATTGTGGTCCTGAGGCACACAG GTAATGGGGCTACCTGCTTGACACACTGCGACGGAAGTGACACCAAAGCTGAGGTCCCCTTGATCATGAACGCCATAAAATCCTTTCCCGACCACACTCAATGTGGAAG GCTGGAAGCGCACCTGGTGGGAGGCTTCAATGACGACAGGCAGTTGTCACAGAAACTGACTCATCAGCTCCTTA GTGAATTTGACAGACAAGAAGATGACATTCATTTGGTGACATTGTGTGTGACAG AATTAAATGACCgggaagaaaatgaaagccaCTTTCCAATAATATACGGCATTG CTGTCAACATCAAAACTGCGGAAATCTACAGAGCCTCCTTCCAAGACCGAGGTCCGGAGGAGGAGCTGCGGGCTGCCCGAGCTTTAACAGGAGGACCA aTGATTAGCATTTACGATGCAAAGACAGAGCAACTTCGTATAGGACCGTATTCCTGGACGCCATTTCCCCATGTGGATTTCTGGTTGCAGCAAGATGATAAGCAGATACTAGAG AACCTTTCCACATCACCCCTGGCTGAGCCTCCCCACTTTGTTGAACATATTAGATCTACCttgatgtttttaaagaaacatccTTCTCCAGCTAACACACTGTTTCCTGGGAACAAGGCTCTACTCtacaaaaaaaatgaagatggctTATGGGAAAAGATCTCTTCCCCAGGAAGCTAA
- the NTAN1 gene encoding protein N-terminal asparagine amidohydrolase isoform X4: protein MNAIKSFPDHTQCGRLEAHLVGGFNDDRQLSQKLTHQLLSEFDRQEDDIHLVTLCVTELNDREENESHFPIIYGIAVNIKTAEIYRASFQDRGPEEELRAARALTGGPMISIYDAKTEQLRIGPYSWTPFPHVDFWLQQDDKQILENLSTSPLAEPPHFVEHIRSTLMFLKKHPSPANTLFPGNKALLYKKNEDGLWEKISSPGS from the exons ATGAACGCCATAAAATCCTTTCCCGACCACACTCAATGTGGAAG GCTGGAAGCGCACCTGGTGGGAGGCTTCAATGACGACAGGCAGTTGTCACAGAAACTGACTCATCAGCTCCTTA GTGAATTTGACAGACAAGAAGATGACATTCATTTGGTGACATTGTGTGTGACAG AATTAAATGACCgggaagaaaatgaaagccaCTTTCCAATAATATACGGCATTG CTGTCAACATCAAAACTGCGGAAATCTACAGAGCCTCCTTCCAAGACCGAGGTCCGGAGGAGGAGCTGCGGGCTGCCCGAGCTTTAACAGGAGGACCA aTGATTAGCATTTACGATGCAAAGACAGAGCAACTTCGTATAGGACCGTATTCCTGGACGCCATTTCCCCATGTGGATTTCTGGTTGCAGCAAGATGATAAGCAGATACTAGAG AACCTTTCCACATCACCCCTGGCTGAGCCTCCCCACTTTGTTGAACATATTAGATCTACCttgatgtttttaaagaaacatccTTCTCCAGCTAACACACTGTTTCCTGGGAACAAGGCTCTACTCtacaaaaaaaatgaagatggctTATGGGAAAAGATCTCTTCCCCAGGAAGCTAA